One Chroicocephalus ridibundus chromosome 10, bChrRid1.1, whole genome shotgun sequence DNA window includes the following coding sequences:
- the NEK4 gene encoding serine/threonine-protein kinase Nek4 isoform X1, with amino-acid sequence MPLAAYCFLRAVGKGSYGEVSLVRHRQDSKQYVIKKLNLKNASNRERRAAEQEAQLLSQLKHPNIVTYRESWQGEDGLLYIVMGFCEGGDLYHKLKEQKGKLLPENQVVEWFVQIAMALQYLHEKHILHRDLKTQNVFLTRTNIIKVGDLGIARVLENQYDMASTLIGTPYYMSPELFSNKPYNYKSDVWALGCCVYEMATLKHAFNAKDMNSLVYRIIEGKLPPMPKDYSPQLVEIIRTMLSKKPEERPSVKSILRQPYIKHQISVFLEATKAKAARSHKKTVNSKPKDPCSVVSVKNESHVTHQNHSFEQARKYKINEEDAIIKYKATKFCPSEKPAVELEREPSNNDLNNLGDSLATVSEVNIDILPSEKMKHGSEKCGSEHIPENNQAKYLNVPGNSKITSSSPPIKEDGLQQRSKQAFKVENIESKQSSVDAIEEHGDTLKLLQPESKDQKQTDLSLDSTEKLLAPFVPVVVQDEVCLGASGDAQEKITSHLQPHSSVSEPSLSRQRRQKKREVAEACSEKFRAAAPRPLPFPSDVNAKTTQRCAERHAAEVSESVNSTKTSQAVISKERPLSARERRRLKQSQEEMFPSVIPARRTSNSAVVEAKSHMENHVKVAQSSSDPSISQRKGVTHCPSDDELSSSTSSTDKSDGDSKEKKSNMNEMNDLVQLMTRTLKMDSKENSEYCVTSTPAPEFKLHRRYRDTLILHGKSPDESEELKFEEIPSDMLSVPEKIRRMVEILRSDVVQGLGVKLLEKAYSIMEEDDEVKRELQLREHMGEKYTSYSAKVRHLKFLEENVKF; translated from the exons ATGCCCCTGGCCGCCTACTGCTTCCTCCGagccgtggggaagggaagctACGGGGAGGTGAGCCTGGTGCGGCACCGGCAGGACAGCAAGCAG TACGTCATCAAAAAGTTAAACCTTAAAAATGCTTCCAACCGAGAGAGGAGAGCGGCAGAACAGGAGGCACAGTTGTTATCCCAGTTGAAACACCCGAACATAGTCACCTACAGAGAGTCCTGGCAGGGGGAAGATGGCCTGTTATACATTGTTATGGGCTTCTGCGAGGGAGGAGATCTGTATCACAAACTTAAGGAGCAGAAGGGCAAACTTTTGCCTGAGAATCAGGTGGTGGAGTGGTTTGTCCAGATTGCCATGGCACTGCAG tatttACATGAAAAGCACATTCTGCACAGAGATCTTAaaactcaaaatgtttttctgacaCGAACAAACATAATCAAAGTGGGTGACCTGGGAATAGCCAGAGTGTTGGAAAACCAGTATGACATGGCCAGCACTCTCATAGGCACACCATACTACATGAGCCCTGAACTCTTTTCTAACAAACCCTACAACTACAAG tctGATGTTTGGGCATTAGGCTGCTGTGTTTATGAAATGGCTACACTGAAACATGCCTTTAATGCTAAAGACATGAACTCTCTGGTTTATCGAATTATTGAAGGAAAG TTGCCACCCATGCCAAAGGATTACAGCCCACAGTTGGTAGAAATAATACGAACTATGCTCAGTAAAAAACCTGAGGAAAGACCGAGCGTGAAAAGCATACTACGACAGCCGTATATCAAGCACCAGATTTCTGTGTTTTTGGAAGCCACAAAGGC gaaaGCAGCCAGAAGTCATAAGAAAACAGTGAATTCTAAACCTAAAGATCCTTGTTCTGTGGTCTCAGTAAAGAATGAATCTCATGTTACACACCAAAACCACTCCTTTGAGCAAGCCAGGAAATACAAAATT AATGAAGAAGACGCCATTATCAAATATAAGGCCACCAAGTTTTGTCCCTCGGAGAAACCAGCTGTTGAGTTGGAAAGAGAACCAAGCAATAATGATTTGAACAACCTGGGAGACTCCTTAGCTACAGTTAGTGAAGTGAATATTGATATCTTACCATCTGAAAAAATGAAGCACGGAAGTGAGAAGTGTGGCAGTGAGCATATTCCAGAGAACAATCAAGCAAAGTATTTAAATGTTCCAGGGAATTCTAAAATAACATCCAGTAGCCCACCAATTAAAGAAGATGGACTACAGCAAAGATCAAAGCAAGCttttaaagttgaaaatattGAGTCCAAGCAGTCTTCTGTGGATGCTATAGAAGAACATGGTGATACTTTGAAACTCCTGCAGCCTGAATCAAAAGACCAAAAGCAAACTGACCTG AGCTTGGATTCTACTGAAAAGCTACTAGCACCATTTGTTCCTGTTGTAGTTCAA gaCGAAGTCTGTCTTGGAGCTTCGGGAGACGCTCAGGAAAAAATTACCTCCCACTTGCAGCCTCATAGTTCTGTCAGTGAACCCTCTCTCTCACGGCAGCGACGGCAGAAGAAGAGAGAGGTAGCTGAAGCCTGTTCAGAGAAG TTCAGAGCAGCTGCTCCGCGGCCTTTACCTTTTCCTTCTGATGTGAACGCAAAGACAACACAGAGGTGTGCAGAGCGCCACGCTGCTGAAGTCTCTGAATCTGTAAATagcaccaaaaccagccaagcTGTCATTTCAAAG GAGCGGCCCTTGTCAGCAAGAGAGCGAAGGAGGCTGAAACAGTCTCAGGAGGAGATGTTCCCTTCTG TGATTCCAGCAAGACGAACGTCAAATAGTGCAGTAGTTGAAGCAAAATCACATATGGAAAATCATGTTAAAGTTGCTCAGTCCTCATCAGATCCCAGTATTTCTCAG AGAAAGGGAGTAACCCATTGCCCATCTGATGATGAGTTAAGCTCTTCCACAAGCTCTACAGATAAGTCTGATGGTGATTCCAAGGAGAA AAAAAGCAATATGAATGAAATGAATGACTTGGTGCAGTTAATGACACGGACACTGAAAATGGACTCTAAGGAGAACTCTGAATACTGTGTAACCTCGACTCCAGCCCCAGAGTTTAAACTTCATAGAAGATATCGAGACACTTTGATTTTGCATGGAAAATCACCTGATGAATCAGAGGAATTAAAATTTGAAGAGATTCCTTCAG ataTGTTATCAGTTCCTGAGAAGATTAGGAGAATGGTTGAAATCCTGAGATCTGATGTGGTGCAAGGACTGGGAGTGAAACTTCTTGAGAAGGCGTACAGCATCATGGAGGAAGACGATGAAGTGAAAAGAGAG CTGCAGTTGCGGGAGCATATGGGAGAGAAGTACACAAGTTACAGTGCGAAGGTACGCCATCTgaaatttcttgaagaaaatgtgAAGTTCTGA
- the GNL3 gene encoding guanine nucleotide-binding protein-like 3, with protein sequence MKRPKLKKASKRLTCHKRYKIQKKIREHHRKVRKEAKKRGRKKPKKDPGVPSAAPFKEELLREAEQRKQRLEELKQKQKLNRQKEHEKKRKLEAKKNAAKIKEKAEGKESSGKSKAKTNKLLDKNSKKSFCRELKKVIEASDVVLEVLDARDPMGCRCPQLEQAVICSGGDKKLLLVLNKIDLVPKENLEKWLNYLKKEFPTIAFKSATLMKDRTMQEQFTKRRARVDLSRTTECFGSKCLLKLLQDHVRTQNKAIQVGVVGFPNVGKSSIINSLKGVRACNVGLTRGVTKSMQIVHIDKQTKILDSPSIIADPSNNTLALALRTILNTEETASAGVLEGVDAILNHCSKQQVMMHYSIPDFRNTEEFLTLLAQKRGMLKKGGVPDIENIAKVLLCDWTGAKISYHSQPPESHRWPPYLTEDITAKMQECFNLKNLEEENKNAVQALKCPSPASSITFQSAGMTNGTIQENKVIEEVSEWENLETSMEGEEDEEEDFTESDDDQDDVEEKKDIREESKVQVTRKAKFGKRQTSPTNSEKQIAESEHSNSVSLSLDKTADEDDAYDFNTDYV encoded by the exons aTGAAGCGGCCCA AGCTGAAGAAGGCCAGCAAGAGGCTGACCTGCCACAAGCGCTACAAGATCCAGAAGAAG ATCAGAGAACACCACCGAAAAGTAAGGAAAGAAGCCAAAAAACGTGGACGCAAAAAGCCCAAGAAAGATCCCGGTGTTCCCAGTGCCGCACCATTTAAGGAAGAGCTTCTACGGGAAGCGGAGCAAAGAAAGCAGAGG CTTGAAGaactaaaacaaaagcagaagctcAATAGACAGAAAGAAcatgaaaagaagaggaagctTGAAGCAAAAAAGAATGCAgccaaaatcaaagaaaaagcagaaggaaag GAATCCTCTGGCAAATCTAAAGCAAAGACTAACAAACTGCTGgataaaaattcaaagaaatcatTTTGCAGGGAGCTCAAGAAG GTGATTGAGGCCTCAGATGTGGTTCTAGAGGTTTTGGATGCAAGAGATCCAATGGGCTGCCGGTGTCCTCAACTGGAGCAAGCTGTAATTTGCTCTGGAGGAGACAAAAAGCTACTGTTGGTTCTGAACAAAATTG ATTTAGTGCCAAAGGAAAACTTGGAGAAATGGTTGAATTATTTGAAGAAGGAGTTTCCAACGATTGCTTTTAAATCGGCAACACTGATGAAGGACAGGACTATG CAGGAACAGTTCACAAAAAGACGTGCACGTGTTGATTTATCAAGAACCACTGAATGCTTTGGAAGCAAATGCCTTTTGAAACTTCTTCAAGACCACGTCAGGACTCAAAACAAAGCCATTCAGGTTGGGGTAGTAG GTTTCCCTAATGTGGGAAAGAGCAGCATAATCAACAGTCTTAAAGGAGTTCGTGCTTGCAATGTTGGCCTAACAAGAGGTGTTACCAA GTCCATGCAAATTGTACACATTGATAAACAGACAAAGATCTTAGACAGTCCAAGTATAATTGCAGATCCTTCCAACAACACCCTGGCTCTGGCCTTGAGAACTATCCTAAATACTGAAGAAACAGCCTCAGCAGGTGTGCTTGAAGGAGTAGATGCCATTCTAAATCATTGTAGTAAACAGCAG GTAATGATGCACTATAGTATCCCAGATTTCAGGAACACCGAGGAGTTTTTGACTTTACTTGCTCAGAAAAGGGGTATGCTGAAAAAGGGAGGTGTTCCTGACATAGAGAATATAGCTAAAGTGCTACTTTGTGACTGGACAGG agCTAAAATAAGCTACCACTCACAACCTCCAGAATCTCATAGATGGCCACCATATCTTACAGAAGACATAACAGCTAAAATGCAGGagtgctttaatttaaaaaacctagaagaagaaaacaagaatgctGTTCAAG CTTTAAAATGCCCCAGTCCAGCAAGCAGCATCACTTTCCAGTCAGCTGGTATGACAAATGGGACAATACAGGAAAACAAAGTAATAGAGGAAGTATCAGAGTGGGAAAACTTGGAAACAAGtatggagggggaggaagacgaAGAAGAGGATTTCACAGAAAGTGATGATGATCAAGatgatgtggaagaaaaaaaggatatcAGAGAG GAAAGTAAAGTTCAGGTCACCAGGAAAGCAAAGTTTGGAAAACGACAAACAAGTCCTACAAATTCAGAAAAGCAGATAGCAG AAAGTGAACATTCCAATTCAGTATCACTCAGCTTGGATAAGACAGCAGATGAAGACGATGCCTACGATTTTAATACAGACTATGTGTAA
- the NEK4 gene encoding serine/threonine-protein kinase Nek4 isoform X2 yields the protein MPLAAYCFLRAVGKGSYGEYVIKKLNLKNASNRERRAAEQEAQLLSQLKHPNIVTYRESWQGEDGLLYIVMGFCEGGDLYHKLKEQKGKLLPENQVVEWFVQIAMALQYLHEKHILHRDLKTQNVFLTRTNIIKVGDLGIARVLENQYDMASTLIGTPYYMSPELFSNKPYNYKSDVWALGCCVYEMATLKHAFNAKDMNSLVYRIIEGKLPPMPKDYSPQLVEIIRTMLSKKPEERPSVKSILRQPYIKHQISVFLEATKAKAARSHKKTVNSKPKDPCSVVSVKNESHVTHQNHSFEQARKYKINEEDAIIKYKATKFCPSEKPAVELEREPSNNDLNNLGDSLATVSEVNIDILPSEKMKHGSEKCGSEHIPENNQAKYLNVPGNSKITSSSPPIKEDGLQQRSKQAFKVENIESKQSSVDAIEEHGDTLKLLQPESKDQKQTDLSLDSTEKLLAPFVPVVVQDEVCLGASGDAQEKITSHLQPHSSVSEPSLSRQRRQKKREVAEACSEKFRAAAPRPLPFPSDVNAKTTQRCAERHAAEVSESVNSTKTSQAVISKERPLSARERRRLKQSQEEMFPSVIPARRTSNSAVVEAKSHMENHVKVAQSSSDPSISQRKGVTHCPSDDELSSSTSSTDKSDGDSKEKKSNMNEMNDLVQLMTRTLKMDSKENSEYCVTSTPAPEFKLHRRYRDTLILHGKSPDESEELKFEEIPSDMLSVPEKIRRMVEILRSDVVQGLGVKLLEKAYSIMEEDDEVKRELQLREHMGEKYTSYSAKVRHLKFLEENVKF from the exons ATGCCCCTGGCCGCCTACTGCTTCCTCCGagccgtggggaagggaagctACGGGGAG TACGTCATCAAAAAGTTAAACCTTAAAAATGCTTCCAACCGAGAGAGGAGAGCGGCAGAACAGGAGGCACAGTTGTTATCCCAGTTGAAACACCCGAACATAGTCACCTACAGAGAGTCCTGGCAGGGGGAAGATGGCCTGTTATACATTGTTATGGGCTTCTGCGAGGGAGGAGATCTGTATCACAAACTTAAGGAGCAGAAGGGCAAACTTTTGCCTGAGAATCAGGTGGTGGAGTGGTTTGTCCAGATTGCCATGGCACTGCAG tatttACATGAAAAGCACATTCTGCACAGAGATCTTAaaactcaaaatgtttttctgacaCGAACAAACATAATCAAAGTGGGTGACCTGGGAATAGCCAGAGTGTTGGAAAACCAGTATGACATGGCCAGCACTCTCATAGGCACACCATACTACATGAGCCCTGAACTCTTTTCTAACAAACCCTACAACTACAAG tctGATGTTTGGGCATTAGGCTGCTGTGTTTATGAAATGGCTACACTGAAACATGCCTTTAATGCTAAAGACATGAACTCTCTGGTTTATCGAATTATTGAAGGAAAG TTGCCACCCATGCCAAAGGATTACAGCCCACAGTTGGTAGAAATAATACGAACTATGCTCAGTAAAAAACCTGAGGAAAGACCGAGCGTGAAAAGCATACTACGACAGCCGTATATCAAGCACCAGATTTCTGTGTTTTTGGAAGCCACAAAGGC gaaaGCAGCCAGAAGTCATAAGAAAACAGTGAATTCTAAACCTAAAGATCCTTGTTCTGTGGTCTCAGTAAAGAATGAATCTCATGTTACACACCAAAACCACTCCTTTGAGCAAGCCAGGAAATACAAAATT AATGAAGAAGACGCCATTATCAAATATAAGGCCACCAAGTTTTGTCCCTCGGAGAAACCAGCTGTTGAGTTGGAAAGAGAACCAAGCAATAATGATTTGAACAACCTGGGAGACTCCTTAGCTACAGTTAGTGAAGTGAATATTGATATCTTACCATCTGAAAAAATGAAGCACGGAAGTGAGAAGTGTGGCAGTGAGCATATTCCAGAGAACAATCAAGCAAAGTATTTAAATGTTCCAGGGAATTCTAAAATAACATCCAGTAGCCCACCAATTAAAGAAGATGGACTACAGCAAAGATCAAAGCAAGCttttaaagttgaaaatattGAGTCCAAGCAGTCTTCTGTGGATGCTATAGAAGAACATGGTGATACTTTGAAACTCCTGCAGCCTGAATCAAAAGACCAAAAGCAAACTGACCTG AGCTTGGATTCTACTGAAAAGCTACTAGCACCATTTGTTCCTGTTGTAGTTCAA gaCGAAGTCTGTCTTGGAGCTTCGGGAGACGCTCAGGAAAAAATTACCTCCCACTTGCAGCCTCATAGTTCTGTCAGTGAACCCTCTCTCTCACGGCAGCGACGGCAGAAGAAGAGAGAGGTAGCTGAAGCCTGTTCAGAGAAG TTCAGAGCAGCTGCTCCGCGGCCTTTACCTTTTCCTTCTGATGTGAACGCAAAGACAACACAGAGGTGTGCAGAGCGCCACGCTGCTGAAGTCTCTGAATCTGTAAATagcaccaaaaccagccaagcTGTCATTTCAAAG GAGCGGCCCTTGTCAGCAAGAGAGCGAAGGAGGCTGAAACAGTCTCAGGAGGAGATGTTCCCTTCTG TGATTCCAGCAAGACGAACGTCAAATAGTGCAGTAGTTGAAGCAAAATCACATATGGAAAATCATGTTAAAGTTGCTCAGTCCTCATCAGATCCCAGTATTTCTCAG AGAAAGGGAGTAACCCATTGCCCATCTGATGATGAGTTAAGCTCTTCCACAAGCTCTACAGATAAGTCTGATGGTGATTCCAAGGAGAA AAAAAGCAATATGAATGAAATGAATGACTTGGTGCAGTTAATGACACGGACACTGAAAATGGACTCTAAGGAGAACTCTGAATACTGTGTAACCTCGACTCCAGCCCCAGAGTTTAAACTTCATAGAAGATATCGAGACACTTTGATTTTGCATGGAAAATCACCTGATGAATCAGAGGAATTAAAATTTGAAGAGATTCCTTCAG ataTGTTATCAGTTCCTGAGAAGATTAGGAGAATGGTTGAAATCCTGAGATCTGATGTGGTGCAAGGACTGGGAGTGAAACTTCTTGAGAAGGCGTACAGCATCATGGAGGAAGACGATGAAGTGAAAAGAGAG CTGCAGTTGCGGGAGCATATGGGAGAGAAGTACACAAGTTACAGTGCGAAGGTACGCCATCTgaaatttcttgaagaaaatgtgAAGTTCTGA
- the SPCS1 gene encoding signal peptidase complex subunit 1, whose protein sequence is MAEPGSCHLRITEDRAERKGSASGHLSRRLPVPLHRRGRRAQQPYAPEAAQGEGNNRQQPQGSNLEEEQQQNGECEAPLSAAAAMLNIFRSIPTQMDYKGQKLAEQIFQGIILVSAVIGFIYGYITEQFGWTVYIVMAGFALSCLLTLPPWPMYRRNPLKWLPVQESGTEEKKQADRKPKRHAKS, encoded by the exons ATGGCGGAGCCGGGCAGCTGCCACCTCAGGATAACGGAGGACAGGGCGGAGCGAAAGGGGAGTGCTTCCGGCCACCTCAGCAGGCGCCTTCCGGTGCCGCTTCACCGCCGTGGGCGTCGCGCTCAGCAGCCGTACGCACCGGAGGCCGCGCAGGGCGAGGGAAACAACCGGCAGCAGCCACAGGGCTCTAACCtcgaggaggagcagcagcagaacggGGAGTGTGAGGCGCCGCtctccgccgctgccgccatgCTGAACATCTTCCGCTCCATCCCCACGCAGATG GACTACAAGGGCCAAAAATTAGCAGAACAGATTTTTCAAGGAATCATTCTTGTCTCTGCA GTAATTGGTTTCATCTATGGATACATCACTGAACAGTTTGGATGGACTGTCTACATAGTTATGGCTGGATTTGCTTTATCATGTttg CTAACACTGCCTCCGTGGCCTATGTATCGCCGCAATCCTCTGAAGTGGCTACCTGTCCAGGAgtcaggaacagaagaaaagaagcaagcagACAGAAAGCCAAAGAGACATGCTAAAAGCTAA
- the GLT8D1 gene encoding glycosyltransferase 8 domain-containing protein 1 — MTLRKVNISILIVAVVIFLVVLHHNFLGLSDFLKRELSDSNPLGLQPVDFIPAVPQRLADERNDKEISVVIAASDERLGGAIAAMNSIYRNTKSNVVFHIVTLNDTVDHLRLWLSNTALKNLRYRILDFDPRVLEGKVQVDPQKADTLKPLTFARFYLPSLVPHAEKAIYVDDDIIVQDDILELYNTPLKPGHAAAFSDDCDSTTNKVAVRGAGNQYNYIGFLDYKKETIRKLAMKANTCSFNPGVFVANLTEWKLQNITKQLEKWMALNVEEELYSRSLAGSITTPPLLIVFYKQHSSIDPMWNVRHLGSSAGKRYSPQFVKAAKLLHWNGHFKPWGRTASYAEVWEKWYVPDPTGKFSLIRRHSEAYEAK; from the exons atgacattaaggaaag TGAACATTTCCATCCTTATAGTGGCTGTTGTCATATTTTTGGTAGTTCTTCATCATAACTTCCTAGGCCTCAGCGACTTCTTGAAACGGGAATTGTCAG ATTCAAATCCATTAGGACTTCAGCCTGTTGATTTCATACCTGCAGTTCCCCAGAGGCTGGCAGATGAAAGGAATGATAAGGAGATTTCTGTGGTCATTGCAGCATCAGATGAGAGGCTTGGAGGTGCAATTGCAGCAATGAACAGTATTTATCGTAACACCAAATCCAATGTGGTTTTCCATATTGTTACTTTGAATGATACTGTGGATCACTTGAG gCTGTGGCTCAGTAACACTGCTCTGAAAAATTTGAGATACCGAATTTTGGATTTTGACCCTCGTGTCTTAGAAGGGAAAGTACAAGTGGATCCTCAAAAGGCAGACACCTTAAAACCA TTAACCTTTGCAAGATTCTACTTGCCCAGTTTGGTACCTCATGCGGAGAAGGCCATCTACGTGGATGATGATATAATAGTGCAAG ATGATATTCTTGAACTTTACAACACTCCATTGAAACCTGGACATGCAGCTGCATTTTCAGATGATTGTGACTCAACCACTAATAAAGTTGCTGTCCGTGGAGCCGGCAATCAG TATAATTACATTGGGTTTCTAGattataaaaaagaaactatCCGAAAGCTTGCCATGAAAGCCAACACCTGCTCTTTCAATCCAGGAGTTTTTGTTGCCAATTTGACAGAATGGAAATTACAGAACATCACTAAGCAACTGGAGAAGTGGATGGCACTTAATGTAGA AGAGGAACTTTACAGTAGGAGTCTGGCTGGCAGCATCACAACACCTCCACTTCTAATTGTATTTTACAAGCAACATTCCAGTATTGATCCCATGTGGAACGTCCGGCATCTCG GGTCTAGTGCTGGAAAAAGGTACTCTCCTCAGTTTGTGAAAGCTGCCAAGTTGCTTCATTGGAATGGACATTTCAAACCATGGGGAAGAACAGCTTCATACGCTGAAGTCTGGGAGAAGTGGTATGTCCCTGACCCTACAGGCAAGTTCAGCCTGATCCGCAGACATTCAGAAGCCTATGAAGCAAAGTAG